Proteins encoded by one window of Cloeon dipterum chromosome 2, ieCloDipt1.1, whole genome shotgun sequence:
- the ImpL2 gene encoding neural/ectodermal development factor IMP-L2, protein MTSHVPRIISVVLLLVVISHAGCSPTRSANVTRFKKMGAPSQVPNEISTDFSRDHVRATIAQNRLSPTAGGSMEFTCDVRGSPTPSILWLKNGIPIDFSEDDDDDMSQNYIVPLDHKSNLHINDHSSIVNVKARLVIPCITMKDSGSIYACLATAGTKKNIDYTQLRVSEGRDHLFACPTPQPESLVAEPPEIVTFVPLVMQGMGRDVKLYCQTRGSPEPMISWYGPNGNAVMEGPRFRILADGSLVISRLTWSDMGEYKCKAENLFGEVSKESFVYPLTDDKK, encoded by the exons ATGACTAGCCACGTTCCTAGGATTATCTCAGTCGTCCTGCTGTTGGTTGTGATTTCTCACGCGGGTTGTTCGCCGACAAGATCAGCCAACGTGACCCGCTTTAAAAAG atgGGCGCGCCGTCGCAAGTACCTAACGAGATTAGCA CCGACTTCTCTAGGGACCATGTGAGGGCGACGATAGCACAAAACCGGCTATCGCCCACCGCTGGCGGCTCCATGGAATTCACCTGCGATGTGAGGGGCTCACCAACGCCCTCGATACTTTGGCTAAAAAATGGCATCCCCATTGACTTTTCC gaGGATGACGATGACGACATGAGCCAGAACTACATCGTGCCGTTGGATCACAAAAGCAACCTGCACATCAACGACCACTCGTCCATTGTGAACGTGAAGGCGCGCCTGGTCATCCCGTGCATCACCATGAAGGACAGCGGGTCCATCTACGCGTGTCTCGCCACCGCAGGCACCAAGAAGAACATCGACTACACCCAACTCAGGGTCTCTGAAGGTCGAG ACCACCTGTTCGCGTGCCCGACGCCTCAGCCCGAGTCGCTGGTGGCAGAGCCTCCGGAGATCGTGACCTTTGTGCCGCTCGTGATGCAGGGCATGGGCCGCGACGTCAAGCTCTACTGCCAGACGAGGGGCAGCCCCGAGCCGATGATCTCCTGGTACGGGCCCAACGGCAACGCCGTCATGGAAGGACCCCGCTTCAGG ATCCTGGCCGACGGCTCCCTGGTGATCTCCAGACTCACGTGGTCCGACATGGGAGAGTACAAATGCAAAGCGGAAAATCTCTTCGGGGAAGTCTCCAAGGAATCCTTCGTTTACCCTTTG ACGGACGACAAAAAATGA